The proteins below are encoded in one region of Nitrospirota bacterium:
- a CDS encoding DUF2318 domain-containing protein produces MMNSLLLGAELVGLKEGFKALIVWFVFYSYLVVNNKKNLIRPFYAGFLSVCLILLTSFFLPQGLIPREYLGNVIAMSFAIFLILSAAALLYMSGDLPGKDSEAKFIPVGVKETAIANVLIFFSTVLFFLPDSMGIIFYLKEIALMADKASTVYLYALIGLAVSLVIFIAVVKFYKPYWIGSFFDIPQILLFLAMVKLLGGGIKGIAELSLIPSVQRGFIKFIHDIIHQTLVLAMVPDHPLLKPTTWNFIGIFFGTNIASIASLILLLLFPLMFIYHSLFKPLPEPEAQTNAQRRKIKSFLLSDRRKKALPVIFFICLILIAWFSQGSEQVTRLYNPKPGPVVADKGVVVIPLTLPGMDLTDGLLHKFSLIHDGDEIRIIIIKKSSNALAVCLDACEICPPEGYAQREDHVVCIYCGTPIAIDTLSEPGGCNPIPLETSVDALSVKIELSEILKKWGFVTAGSNKGKGK; encoded by the coding sequence ATGATGAACTCATTGCTTCTCGGGGCTGAATTAGTCGGACTCAAAGAGGGATTCAAGGCGCTTATTGTATGGTTTGTCTTTTATTCATACCTTGTCGTAAATAATAAGAAAAATCTGATAAGACCTTTTTACGCCGGATTTCTTTCCGTATGCCTGATACTGCTTACTTCTTTTTTCCTTCCGCAGGGATTGATTCCCAGGGAATATCTGGGCAATGTTATTGCAATGTCTTTTGCAATTTTCCTCATTTTAAGCGCAGCCGCGCTGCTTTATATGTCAGGAGACCTTCCCGGCAAAGACAGTGAGGCTAAGTTTATTCCCGTCGGAGTTAAAGAAACCGCAATTGCCAATGTCCTTATATTTTTTTCAACGGTTTTATTTTTTTTACCCGATAGTATGGGTATAATTTTTTATCTTAAAGAAATTGCCCTTATGGCAGACAAGGCGTCAACCGTTTATCTGTATGCATTAATCGGACTTGCTGTTTCTCTTGTGATATTTATTGCCGTTGTTAAGTTTTATAAGCCTTACTGGATAGGCAGTTTTTTTGACATCCCGCAGATACTGCTTTTTCTTGCAATGGTGAAGCTTCTTGGCGGGGGGATAAAGGGGATTGCGGAATTATCCCTTATCCCTTCTGTGCAAAGGGGTTTTATTAAGTTTATACATGACATAATTCATCAGACGCTTGTGCTGGCGATGGTGCCGGACCATCCCCTGCTTAAGCCCACCACATGGAACTTTATAGGTATATTTTTCGGCACTAACATCGCTTCCATAGCATCGTTAATACTCCTGCTCCTTTTTCCTTTGATGTTTATTTATCACAGCTTGTTTAAGCCGCTGCCCGAGCCAGAGGCGCAGACAAATGCACAGAGGAGGAAGATAAAATCTTTCCTGCTTTCCGACAGGAGGAAAAAGGCATTGCCTGTCATATTTTTTATATGCCTTATCCTGATTGCATGGTTTTCGCAGGGGAGTGAACAGGTCACACGGCTCTACAACCCGAAGCCAGGACCGGTTGTTGCGGACAAAGGGGTTGTGGTTATCCCTCTGACACTGCCCGGAATGGATTTGACAGACGGCCTGCTGCATAAATTTTCATTGATACATGACGGGGATGAGATAAGAATAATAATAATCAAAAAATCCAGCAACGCCCTTGCCGTGTGTCTTGATGCATGTGAGATATGTCCTCCTGAGGGTTATGCACAGAGGGAAGACCATGTGGTATGCATATATTGCGGCACGCCGATTGCTATAGATACGCTTAGTGAGCCGGGCGGTTGCAATCCCATTCCTCTTGAGACTTCTGTAGATGCATTGTCTGTAAAGATAGAACTAAGCGAGATATTGAAAAAATGGGGATTTGTAACGGCAGGAAGCAATAAAGGGAAGGGAAAATAG
- a CDS encoding ABC transporter ATP-binding protein translates to SGKSTLLNIIGGLDNPSGGDVIIDSTQINSLTENELAKFRREKIGFIFQQSHLIPYLNAVENVMLAQYFHSMADEKEAVEALKRVGLAHRLRHRPSQLSGGEQQRVCIARALINNPELLLADEPTGNLDRENTRIMLELLKGIHSEEHFTIILVTHDPFVSGWGQRILTMEDGNIKNDELIASRG, encoded by the coding sequence TCAGGCAAGAGCACGCTTCTTAACATCATCGGCGGCTTGGACAACCCGAGCGGCGGAGATGTGATTATTGACTCCACGCAAATAAACAGCCTCACGGAAAATGAACTGGCTAAATTCAGGCGGGAAAAAATAGGATTTATATTCCAGCAGTCGCATCTGATACCCTATCTTAACGCAGTTGAGAATGTGATGCTGGCCCAGTACTTTCACAGCATGGCGGATGAAAAAGAGGCAGTGGAGGCATTAAAACGCGTAGGACTCGCGCACAGATTAAGGCACAGGCCCTCCCAGCTTTCAGGGGGCGAGCAGCAGCGCGTCTGCATTGCAAGGGCCTTGATAAATAACCCTGAACTTCTTTTGGCAGATGAGCCTACCGGAAACCTTGACAGGGAGAATACACGGATAATGCTGGAACTGCTTAAGGGAATTCATTCAGAAGAGCATTTTACAATAATTCTTGTTACCCATGACCCCTTTGTTTCCGGGTGGGGACAGAGGATTTTAACGATGGAAGACGGAAATATAAAAAATGATGAACTCATTGCTTCTCGGGGCTGA